A window of Acinetobacter sp. TR3 contains these coding sequences:
- the nagZ gene encoding beta-N-acetylhexosaminidase encodes MIGALMLDVAGTELTQEDIELLQAPQVGGMILFARNIESPQQVRALTDHMRQVRPDILIAVDQEGGRVQRLRQGFTLLPAMGRLGEHYAHHPEQAIELAQQCGWLMATEVLAVGIDFSFAPVLDLNDISDVIGDRGFAKNMQDIVPLADAFMRGMKQAGMATTGKHFPGHGSVKADSHVAAAIDSRSYQEIYDKDMQSFIKLMPQLDALMPAHVIYDQVDPNPAGFSSFWLQNILRQQLKFDGVLFSDDLSMQAACVAGGADARIQAALNAGCDMGLVCNDRTAACTALDGIGKLALPNQQRLERMRGKIPNIQVGSTLNLDESWQNVKKVIEDFKNSF; translated from the coding sequence ATGATCGGCGCATTGATGCTAGACGTTGCTGGCACAGAACTTACTCAAGAAGATATTGAACTATTACAAGCTCCGCAAGTCGGTGGCATGATTTTATTTGCACGAAATATTGAGTCTCCTCAACAAGTTCGCGCTTTAACTGATCATATGCGCCAAGTCCGTCCAGATATTCTGATTGCTGTCGATCAAGAAGGTGGGCGTGTTCAACGTTTAAGACAAGGCTTCACCTTGTTACCTGCAATGGGGCGACTTGGTGAACATTATGCACATCATCCCGAACAAGCAATTGAGTTAGCCCAACAGTGTGGTTGGTTAATGGCAACTGAGGTTCTCGCTGTAGGTATCGATTTTAGTTTTGCTCCAGTCTTAGACCTGAATGACATTAGTGATGTGATTGGTGATCGAGGCTTTGCTAAAAATATGCAAGACATCGTGCCGCTCGCTGATGCCTTTATGCGTGGAATGAAACAAGCAGGTATGGCAACGACTGGAAAACACTTTCCTGGACACGGTTCTGTGAAAGCCGATTCGCACGTTGCAGCGGCGATTGACAGCCGTTCATATCAAGAAATTTATGACAAAGACATGCAAAGTTTTATCAAGTTGATGCCTCAGCTCGATGCACTGATGCCAGCGCATGTGATTTATGATCAAGTCGATCCAAACCCTGCTGGCTTTTCTTCATTCTGGCTGCAGAATATCTTACGCCAGCAGTTAAAATTTGACGGCGTTTTGTTCTCTGATGATCTCAGTATGCAAGCCGCATGTGTTGCTGGTGGTGCTGATGCACGTATTCAAGCGGCATTAAATGCGGGTTGTGATATGGGATTAGTGTGTAATGATCGAACAGCAGCATGTACAGCCTTAGATGGTATCGGGAAGCTTGCTTTACCAAATCAACAACGTCTAGAGCGTATGCGCGGTAAAATCCCAAACATCCAAGTAGGCTCAACACTAAATTTAGATGAAAGTTGGCAGAACGTAAAAAAAGTCATTGAAGACTTTAAGAATTCGTTTTAA
- a CDS encoding class I SAM-dependent methyltransferase, whose protein sequence is MTQQLSKHRHISFTAHYTGYIWYQMGISHPALATTKGKTLAALVHPIESWAEKYVGGSMRTTLKQRHTMLDTHLEQLIQRHPNLQVLEIACGLSPRGWWFRQHHSDICYRELDLPDMAATKQAALQQIEPHVDDVLSVDLFTEAFANVFKVFDPKRPLVIISEGLINYFEKPLLKQLIQAIAIYGRDFKELHYLTDLYPEPTQNKLATIIWNSSRLLKLMSRSAFSFHFKTPAEVENFFHEAGFKQVEVLQPKEFFEQTRLENKEQHLGDLVWMIQATNK, encoded by the coding sequence ATGACACAACAACTTTCGAAACACCGCCATATTTCATTTACTGCACACTATACCGGCTATATTTGGTATCAAATGGGCATTTCCCATCCTGCATTAGCGACAACTAAAGGAAAAACACTAGCAGCCTTAGTCCATCCGATTGAAAGTTGGGCAGAAAAGTATGTTGGTGGAAGTATGCGAACAACCTTGAAACAACGTCATACCATGCTTGATACGCATTTAGAGCAATTGATTCAGCGACATCCAAACCTACAAGTACTTGAAATTGCATGTGGCTTATCGCCACGAGGTTGGTGGTTTAGACAGCATCACTCAGACATTTGCTATCGTGAACTTGACTTACCTGATATGGCCGCAACAAAACAAGCAGCATTACAACAAATTGAACCACATGTTGATGATGTCCTATCCGTTGATTTATTTACAGAAGCATTTGCAAACGTATTTAAAGTCTTTGACCCTAAACGACCTTTGGTGATTATTAGTGAAGGCTTAATTAACTACTTTGAAAAGCCGTTACTTAAGCAACTTATTCAAGCAATTGCGATCTATGGCCGTGACTTCAAAGAACTTCATTATTTAACCGATCTTTATCCAGAACCCACTCAAAATAAATTAGCAACCATTATCTGGAATAGTAGTCGTTTATTGAAATTAATGTCACGCAGCGCTTTTAGCTTCCACTTTAAGACACCAGCAGAGGTAGAGAATTTTTTTCATGAAGCCGGTTTTAAGCAAGTTGAAGTGCTTCAACCTAAAGAATTTTTTGAACAAACACGTTTAGAAAACAAGGAACAGCATCTCGGTGATCTTGTTTGGATGATTCAAGCCACCAATAAATAA
- a CDS encoding alpha/beta fold hydrolase, protein MNSIIQMDSDLNHTYTGFGFFDIYNKNSFKQPARTTWIDGWKIEYMAIADPKTIYNTPIVIVGGAFQNFNSYKYCVEQLFESGPVILIDLPSMGANQQIRNVDTGESAGILELPDLSKMLGQWLDIVGIDKVSVMGMSLGSVVASSFAHQRPELIDRMVLMGVMQKTRKSWRMLLEESLHLMREDRMEEFGQAVILYLVNHAKLDKTRMSPTAKRLFFRQMAEFTATERERYEINCNRLLRLRNVPVAQCKTLVAAGQYDSFTLPHENADFALQCNNMEFALIANADHVPQLQRRKETMTLFTTFLKGESIDNLDGIIPMNREQMKNIERRGEERIPVLKPDTKLSHRHSDTEVAVKIVDITFFGVYLKLDHLDQLGFVSQHPRDLALHLADEEGEFKIECLTFEATEQGLRILFKHGSFDVADRLSRFIERQKQI, encoded by the coding sequence ATGAATTCCATAATCCAAATGGACTCGGATTTAAACCATACCTACACAGGGTTTGGTTTTTTCGACATATACAATAAAAACAGTTTTAAACAACCAGCGCGTACTACATGGATAGATGGTTGGAAAATTGAATATATGGCAATTGCAGATCCTAAGACGATCTATAACACGCCAATTGTAATTGTCGGGGGCGCATTTCAAAATTTTAACTCTTATAAGTATTGTGTCGAGCAACTGTTTGAGAGTGGGCCTGTCATATTGATTGATTTACCATCAATGGGCGCAAATCAGCAGATTCGAAATGTGGACACAGGCGAGTCAGCTGGAATTCTTGAATTACCAGATTTATCAAAAATGTTGGGTCAATGGCTTGATATTGTTGGGATTGATAAAGTATCTGTTATGGGCATGTCGTTGGGTTCAGTCGTTGCATCTTCATTTGCACACCAACGTCCCGAACTGATTGATCGCATGGTCTTGATGGGTGTGATGCAAAAGACCCGTAAAAGCTGGCGTATGCTGCTCGAGGAATCTTTACACTTGATGCGTGAAGATCGTATGGAGGAGTTTGGGCAAGCAGTTATTTTGTATCTTGTGAATCATGCCAAGCTTGATAAAACGCGGATGTCTCCAACGGCAAAACGTTTATTCTTTAGACAGATGGCAGAGTTTACTGCAACTGAACGTGAGCGTTACGAGATTAATTGCAATCGACTACTCCGTTTACGCAATGTACCTGTCGCGCAATGTAAAACTCTTGTTGCAGCAGGGCAATATGATAGCTTTACTTTGCCACATGAAAATGCTGACTTTGCTTTGCAATGTAATAATATGGAATTTGCGTTGATTGCCAATGCAGACCATGTTCCACAATTACAACGCCGCAAAGAAACGATGACGCTTTTTACTACGTTTTTAAAGGGAGAATCCATCGACAATCTTGATGGTATTATTCCAATGAACCGTGAACAGATGAAAAATATTGAGCGTCGTGGTGAAGAACGTATCCCTGTTTTAAAACCAGACACTAAATTATCACATCGACATTCAGATACCGAAGTAGCAGTAAAGATTGTAGATATTACGTTCTTTGGTGTGTACCTAAAACTTGATCATTTGGATCAGCTTGGTTTTGTTAGCCAGCATCCACGAGATTTAGCCTTACATTTAGCTGATGAAGAAGGTGAGTTTAAAATAGAATGTTTAACATTTGAGGCAACTGAACAAGGTTTACGTATCTTGTTTAAACACGGTAGTTTCGACGTTGCGGATCGTTTATCTCGTTTTATTGAGCGTCAGAAACAAATTTAA
- a CDS encoding glutamate-5-semialdehyde dehydrogenase, with translation MQDSIQNYMQQVGTQARQASRILMSASTHLKNHALSAIYTALENNQAQILAANQIDMQNGHQRQLDSALLDRLELTPARFKGMLQGLKDVIALVDPIGEITDLAYRPSGIQLGKMRVPLGVIGMIYESRPNVTLEAASLALKSGNAIILRGGSEAIESNKAIAIAIQHGLQIAGLPEHAVQVIDTPDRAAVGHLITMTEFVDVIVPRGGKSLIERVTNEARIPVIKHLDGNCHVFVEAQADLQKALPIALNSKTHRYGVCNAMETLLVDEEIAEDFLPSIAELYADKQVELRGCAETRRILGESVKTATEEDWYTEYLGPILAIKVVTGMDEAIEHINKYGSHHTDAIITENFSLAREFLARVDSSSVMINASTRFADGFEYGLGAEIGISTDKIHARGPVGLEGLTSQKWIVFGDGQIRQ, from the coding sequence ATGCAAGATTCTATTCAAAACTATATGCAACAGGTTGGTACTCAGGCACGTCAAGCGTCTCGTATCTTAATGAGCGCATCAACGCATCTAAAGAACCATGCTCTGTCTGCAATTTATACTGCTTTAGAAAATAATCAAGCACAAATTTTGGCAGCCAATCAAATTGATATGCAAAATGGTCACCAACGTCAATTAGATTCTGCCCTCCTTGATCGTCTTGAACTCACTCCTGCTCGCTTTAAAGGCATGCTACAAGGGTTAAAAGATGTTATTGCACTTGTTGACCCAATTGGGGAAATTACGGATTTAGCTTACCGTCCATCGGGTATTCAACTGGGTAAAATGCGGGTTCCTTTAGGTGTAATCGGCATGATTTACGAATCGAGGCCGAATGTTACCCTTGAAGCCGCATCATTAGCACTAAAGTCAGGAAATGCCATTATTCTACGCGGCGGTTCAGAAGCGATTGAATCGAATAAAGCAATTGCAATCGCAATTCAACACGGTTTACAAATTGCAGGCTTACCTGAACATGCTGTTCAAGTGATTGACACACCTGACCGCGCAGCAGTAGGTCATTTAATCACTATGACTGAATTTGTAGACGTGATTGTCCCTCGTGGCGGTAAAAGCTTGATTGAACGTGTAACGAATGAAGCACGTATTCCTGTGATTAAGCATTTAGATGGCAATTGCCATGTTTTTGTTGAAGCACAAGCAGATTTACAAAAAGCATTACCAATTGCGCTCAACTCAAAAACACATCGTTATGGCGTATGCAATGCGATGGAAACATTACTTGTTGATGAAGAAATTGCAGAAGATTTCCTACCAAGTATTGCTGAACTATATGCAGATAAACAAGTTGAACTAAGAGGTTGTGCGGAAACACGACGTATCTTAGGTGAGTCTGTTAAAACAGCCACCGAAGAAGATTGGTACACTGAATATTTAGGTCCTATCCTTGCAATCAAAGTCGTTACAGGTATGGATGAAGCAATCGAACATATTAATAAATATGGTTCTCATCATACCGATGCAATTATTACTGAAAACTTTAGTCTAGCACGTGAGTTTCTCGCACGAGTTGATTCAAGCTCAGTCATGATCAATGCTTCAACCCGCTTTGCTGATGGCTTTGAGTATGGTCTAGGTGCTGAAATAGGGATTTCAACAGACAAAATCCATGCACGTGGTCCAGTTGGTCTCGAAGGTCTAACTTCTCAGAAATGGATCGTATTTGGTGATGGTCAAATACGCCAATAA
- a CDS encoding acetate/propionate family kinase produces MAKSVLVINCGSSSIKYALISERREDRIYGLAENLGSAEARIKGVTIGGEPLELSIPHADHAKALETLLARLANYNPQAIGHRVVHGGNLTKAELLTPEIVSRIEAATPLAPLHNPAHLIGIEATMRLFPELPQVAVFDTAFHQTMPEHAYRYALPQNLYTEHHVRRYGFHGTSHAYVTERASELAGAKNQGGWLSAHLGNGSSTCAVWNGQSLDTSMGMTPLEGVVMGTRSGDVDPSLHLFLASNLGWSIQKIDSMLNKESGLLGLSGLSNDMRTLVEASGNGHEGATLAIEVFCYRLAKSLSALSCGLPRLDGLVFTGGIGENSAYVREKTLAYLPHFGLQFSAEKNNALARGTEGQIDNGTGPQIWVVPTDEEGRIAKETRQVVEQLA; encoded by the coding sequence GTGGCTAAATCTGTACTTGTAATTAACTGTGGTTCATCTTCAATCAAATACGCGCTTATCTCAGAACGCCGTGAAGATCGTATTTATGGATTAGCAGAAAACTTAGGTTCTGCTGAAGCGCGTATCAAAGGCGTTACGATTGGTGGTGAACCACTTGAACTTTCGATTCCACATGCAGATCACGCCAAAGCACTTGAGACTCTTCTTGCACGTTTAGCGAACTACAATCCACAAGCGATTGGTCATCGTGTTGTTCATGGTGGCAATTTAACCAAAGCAGAACTATTAACACCTGAAATTGTAAGCCGCATCGAAGCTGCAACACCACTTGCACCCTTACACAATCCTGCACATTTGATTGGGATTGAAGCAACCATGCGTTTGTTCCCTGAATTGCCTCAAGTTGCTGTATTTGACACTGCATTCCATCAAACCATGCCTGAACACGCGTATCGTTATGCTCTACCACAAAATTTATATACTGAACACCATGTCCGTCGCTATGGTTTTCATGGAACAAGCCACGCTTATGTGACTGAACGTGCAAGTGAACTCGCAGGTGCAAAAAATCAAGGGGGCTGGCTCAGTGCTCACTTAGGCAATGGTAGTTCAACTTGTGCGGTTTGGAATGGTCAAAGTCTTGATACTTCTATGGGCATGACTCCATTAGAAGGTGTCGTGATGGGTACACGTAGTGGTGATGTTGACCCAAGCCTACATTTATTCCTTGCAAGTAATTTAGGCTGGAGTATCCAGAAAATTGACAGTATGTTGAATAAAGAAAGTGGCTTGCTTGGCTTATCTGGCCTGTCAAACGACATGCGTACTTTAGTTGAAGCTTCGGGTAATGGCCATGAAGGGGCAACACTGGCGATTGAAGTATTCTGTTATCGTTTGGCTAAATCTTTATCGGCTTTAAGCTGTGGTTTGCCGCGTTTAGATGGTTTAGTTTTCACGGGTGGAATCGGTGAAAACTCAGCTTATGTTCGTGAAAAAACCTTGGCTTATCTACCACACTTTGGTTTGCAGTTTAGTGCAGAAAAAAATAATGCGTTAGCACGCGGCACTGAAGGCCAAATCGACAATGGCACAGGTCCACAGATTTGGGTTGTACCTACAGACGAAGAAGGACGCATTGCGAAAGAAACGCGTCAAGTCGTTGAACAGCTCGCTTAA
- the pta gene encoding phosphate acetyltransferase — protein MNTILLIPTGEGVGLTSACLGMIYALDCKGINAGFLKPFSQLADSTVDRTATLYRHLFQHQSVEPIAYEKLTQLLGSGETDELLEEAVALHRKISAHHDVIIVEGLVPNGQDHFAGEINAALAQALDAQVVLVSTADLADPRKTAEKVDAHLRQFGGAASARTTGVLFMRTKGLPDGTAAIPVTLDPSLRLDKQIAEFSIQLQRYNRFIGTSELPIIGLVPFSNILSVPRSLDIATVVNGIWLNEGEAKQRRILHTSLIASDIEAELHKFVAGELIISASQRTDALLAASLASSNGIPLAGLVLTEQAAPAANILEFCQGAIKQGLPILHTSLDTLETAQRLYHFGNEIPVDDIERAEQVTRFVSSHLDNSWLDQHTQNNLNPRLSPSAFRYELVQKSIAAKKRIVLPEGDEPRTVQAAAICQSRGIAECILLAKPEAVAEVAKARGIQLPADLQIIDPDSIRDQYIEPMVELRKGKLDALQAKAQLQDTVVLGTMMLALDQVDGLVSGAIHTTANTVRPAFQLIKTSPNYSLVSSIFFMLLPDEVYVYGDCAINPDPNAEQLAEIAIQSADSAKAFGLDPRIAMISYSTGTSGAGADVEKVAEATKIAQQRRPDLLIDGPLQYDAASVESVGRQKAPESKVAGRANVFIFPDLNTGNTTYKAVQRAANVVSVGPMLQGLNKPVNDLSRGALVDDIVFTIALTAIQAKQQD, from the coding sequence ATGAATACGATTTTACTGATTCCAACAGGTGAAGGGGTTGGTCTTACATCTGCCTGTTTAGGAATGATCTACGCTTTAGACTGTAAAGGGATTAATGCTGGTTTTCTTAAACCATTTTCTCAATTAGCAGATTCAACCGTTGATCGCACTGCAACACTTTATCGTCATTTATTTCAACATCAATCTGTTGAACCGATTGCTTATGAAAAACTGACGCAACTCCTTGGATCAGGCGAAACAGATGAGCTTCTCGAAGAAGCCGTTGCGCTACATCGTAAAATTTCAGCTCATCATGATGTGATTATTGTTGAAGGTCTTGTACCCAATGGGCAAGATCATTTTGCTGGCGAAATTAATGCGGCACTGGCACAGGCACTTGATGCTCAAGTCGTTTTGGTCAGTACAGCAGATTTAGCTGACCCACGTAAAACAGCCGAAAAAGTCGATGCACATTTGCGTCAATTCGGAGGTGCTGCATCAGCGCGCACCACAGGCGTTTTATTTATGCGAACCAAAGGTCTTCCCGATGGTACAGCAGCAATTCCTGTCACACTTGATCCAAGTTTGCGTTTAGATAAGCAAATAGCTGAATTTTCAATACAATTACAACGTTACAATCGTTTTATTGGAACAAGTGAATTACCTATCATTGGTTTAGTGCCATTCAGTAATATTCTCAGCGTACCGCGTAGCTTAGATATTGCTACTGTTGTTAATGGAATTTGGTTAAATGAAGGTGAAGCAAAACAACGCCGTATTTTACATACCAGTTTAATCGCATCTGATATTGAAGCCGAATTACATAAATTTGTTGCTGGCGAACTTATCATTAGCGCATCTCAACGTACAGATGCTCTACTTGCAGCAAGTCTTGCAAGTAGTAATGGAATTCCTTTGGCGGGTTTAGTTTTAACTGAACAGGCTGCTCCAGCCGCGAATATTTTAGAATTCTGCCAAGGTGCTATTAAACAAGGCCTACCGATTTTACACACTTCGCTAGACACATTAGAAACAGCACAACGCCTATATCATTTTGGCAATGAAATTCCTGTAGATGATATTGAACGTGCTGAACAAGTGACGCGTTTTGTTTCAAGCCATCTTGATAATAGTTGGCTCGATCAACATACCCAGAACAACCTGAATCCACGATTATCTCCATCTGCATTCCGCTACGAGCTGGTACAAAAATCGATTGCTGCGAAAAAACGCATTGTACTACCTGAAGGTGATGAACCTCGTACTGTACAAGCCGCAGCGATTTGCCAATCACGCGGTATTGCTGAATGCATTTTATTAGCGAAACCTGAAGCTGTTGCTGAAGTTGCTAAAGCGCGTGGTATTCAGCTTCCAGCTGATCTGCAAATTATTGATCCCGATAGTATTCGTGACCAATATATTGAACCTATGGTTGAATTACGCAAAGGTAAGTTAGATGCATTACAAGCAAAAGCACAGCTACAAGATACTGTAGTCCTTGGTACGATGATGTTGGCACTTGATCAAGTCGATGGCTTAGTATCTGGCGCAATTCATACCACTGCCAATACCGTTCGGCCTGCATTTCAATTGATTAAAACTTCCCCGAACTATTCACTAGTTTCATCAATCTTCTTTATGTTGTTACCTGATGAAGTTTATGTCTACGGCGATTGTGCAATTAATCCAGATCCAAATGCTGAACAACTTGCTGAAATTGCGATTCAATCTGCAGACTCTGCTAAAGCCTTTGGTCTTGATCCACGTATTGCCATGATCAGTTATTCCACAGGTACGTCAGGCGCAGGGGCCGATGTTGAAAAAGTGGCTGAAGCAACCAAGATCGCCCAACAACGTCGTCCTGATTTACTGATTGATGGGCCTCTACAATACGATGCAGCTTCAGTTGAAAGCGTTGGACGTCAAAAAGCACCTGAATCTAAAGTTGCAGGTCGTGCCAATGTATTTATTTTCCCTGATCTCAATACTGGTAACACCACCTATAAAGCAGTACAACGTGCAGCGAATGTGGTGAGTGTTGGCCCAATGCTGCAAGGTCTAAACAAACCTGTGAATGACTTATCTCGCGGTGCTTTGGTTGATGATATTGTATTTACCATTGCCTTAACGGCGATTCAGGCAAAACAACAAGACTAA
- a CDS encoding fumarate hydratase, with translation MTTIIKQDDLITSIKDALQFISYYHPQDFIQAMSRAYDREENKAAKDAIAQILINSRMCAEGHRPICQDTGIVNVFLEVGLDVKFDLTMSLDDAVNEGVRQGYLENSNVLRASVLADPAFGRKNTKDNTPAVIHYKLVPGNKVDITVAAKGGGSENKSKLAMLNPSDSIVDWVLKTVPTMGAGWCPPGMLGIGIGGTAEKAMMLAKEALMEEINMDELLRRGPQSKMEELRIEIFEKVNALGIGAQGLGGLTTVLDIKIKDYPCHAAGKPVGMIPNCAATRHAHFQLDGTGVAHIQAPKLEDYPAVTWDSSQSKRVNLDTITQEEMNAWKPGDTLLLNGTIYTGRDAAHKRMVDMLNNGEELPVDLKGKFIYYVGPVDPVGDEVVGPAGPTTATRMDKFTRQVLEATGLFGMIGKADRGPAAIEAIKDNQATYLMAVGGAAYLVSKAVREAEVVAFADLGMEAIYKFVVEDMPVSVAVDVNGTSIHATAPKIWQAKIGKIPVVDAAG, from the coding sequence ATGACAACGATCATCAAACAAGATGACTTGATTACATCAATCAAGGATGCCCTGCAGTTTATTTCTTACTATCACCCACAAGACTTCATCCAAGCGATGAGCCGTGCTTACGATCGTGAAGAAAACAAAGCTGCAAAAGATGCTATTGCCCAAATCCTGATCAACTCACGTATGTGTGCTGAAGGTCACCGACCAATCTGTCAGGATACAGGGATCGTTAACGTTTTCCTTGAAGTCGGCTTAGATGTTAAATTTGATTTAACCATGAGCTTGGATGATGCTGTAAACGAAGGTGTACGCCAAGGTTACCTAGAGAACTCAAACGTACTCCGTGCTTCTGTTTTAGCAGATCCAGCTTTTGGTCGTAAAAATACCAAAGACAATACCCCTGCCGTGATTCACTACAAACTCGTTCCTGGTAATAAAGTTGATATTACCGTTGCAGCGAAGGGTGGCGGTTCAGAAAATAAATCTAAACTTGCGATGCTCAACCCATCTGATTCAATCGTGGATTGGGTGCTTAAAACTGTTCCAACGATGGGTGCAGGTTGGTGTCCACCAGGTATGCTCGGTATTGGTATCGGTGGTACTGCTGAAAAAGCCATGATGCTTGCAAAAGAAGCACTTATGGAAGAAATCAACATGGACGAATTACTTCGTCGTGGCCCACAAAGCAAAATGGAAGAACTCCGTATCGAGATCTTCGAGAAAGTGAATGCACTCGGTATTGGCGCACAAGGTCTTGGTGGTTTAACCACAGTACTTGATATTAAAATCAAGGATTACCCATGTCATGCGGCAGGTAAGCCAGTCGGTATGATTCCAAACTGTGCTGCAACTCGTCACGCACACTTCCAGTTAGATGGTACAGGTGTTGCACATATCCAAGCACCAAAACTTGAAGACTATCCTGCTGTAACATGGGATTCATCTCAATCGAAGCGTGTCAACCTTGATACCATTACTCAAGAAGAAATGAATGCTTGGAAGCCTGGTGATACATTACTCCTCAACGGTACTATTTATACAGGTCGTGATGCTGCACACAAGCGTATGGTCGACATGTTAAATAATGGTGAAGAGCTTCCAGTCGACTTAAAAGGTAAATTCATTTACTACGTGGGTCCAGTCGATCCAGTTGGCGATGAAGTCGTTGGTCCTGCAGGCCCAACAACCGCAACACGTATGGACAAATTTACCCGTCAAGTCCTAGAGGCAACTGGCTTATTTGGCATGATTGGTAAAGCAGATCGTGGTCCTGCTGCAATTGAAGCAATCAAAGACAATCAAGCAACATACTTGATGGCTGTTGGCGGTGCTGCGTACCTCGTGTCTAAAGCAGTTCGTGAAGCTGAAGTCGTTGCTTTTGCAGACTTAGGTATGGAAGCAATCTACAAATTCGTGGTTGAAGATATGCCTGTTTCTGTTGCAGTTGATGTCAATGGTACTTCAATCCATGCCACTGCACCAAAAATCTGGCAAGCTAAGATTGGTAAAATCCCAGTTGTTGATGCTGCTGGTTAA
- a CDS encoding DUF2059 domain-containing protein, with product MHKTISKLLISFCIVIAVQNTEASPAQVKSVKELIKLSELENVLHTSLDEMQPTLDAEAENILLRILGKQRLTTTEEYLAVIELGQLLKQTSSKMFARPETLQAIEQIYTETLSEEEVQAYLKFLRTPEGKSINQKNLKINTNVFQYMNNLSQKTLADPEQSLQLKEQLLSIIKPLIQDE from the coding sequence ATGCATAAAACAATATCGAAACTACTCATAAGCTTTTGCATCGTCATAGCTGTACAAAATACTGAGGCAAGCCCTGCTCAAGTCAAATCAGTAAAGGAGCTGATTAAACTCAGTGAATTAGAAAATGTTTTACATACGTCTTTAGATGAGATGCAGCCAACATTAGATGCTGAGGCAGAAAATATTCTATTACGCATTTTAGGCAAACAGCGACTAACAACAACAGAAGAATATTTAGCCGTTATAGAACTGGGACAGCTTTTAAAACAGACAAGTTCAAAAATGTTTGCTCGCCCTGAGACATTACAAGCCATTGAACAAATTTATACAGAAACACTCAGTGAAGAAGAAGTACAAGCCTATTTAAAGTTTTTAAGAACACCAGAAGGAAAATCAATTAATCAAAAAAACTTAAAGATTAATACCAATGTTTTTCAATACATGAATAATTTAAGTCAAAAAACGTTGGCTGACCCTGAGCAGAGTTTACAGCTTAAAGAGCAGCTTTTAAGCATCATCAAACCTTTAATTCAAGATGAGTAA
- a CDS encoding DUF2846 domain-containing protein, which translates to MRYLILSLCCAGVLAGCQSHKAVEENSTVLTATLPPVDTAKEPGLSDQYHVGGFTIGGWVNQKLGQYYTPIKPQNEQAAVVYLYRPDTRWNRQEIAAANLFINGHRIPSLLHNHYYWLELPAGTYRLSVSRPLAGLHFQKPKYVDFTVDASQTYFIKYDEENKISRSEHTGPFMIMPDKVAHQEIAFTRLKSSSYNFVAQDASGKVRSKPQELKPLKYDEKSEVLLVKPFKLWNPLTW; encoded by the coding sequence ATGCGTTATTTAATATTGTCATTATGTTGTGCAGGGGTGTTAGCTGGCTGTCAAAGTCATAAGGCGGTTGAAGAAAATTCGACAGTACTCACAGCGACTTTACCTCCAGTTGATACAGCAAAAGAACCGGGGCTATCTGATCAGTATCATGTTGGTGGTTTTACCATAGGTGGATGGGTCAATCAAAAATTAGGTCAATATTACACACCGATCAAACCACAGAATGAGCAAGCGGCAGTGGTCTATTTATATCGCCCAGATACGCGCTGGAATCGCCAAGAAATTGCTGCTGCAAATTTATTTATCAATGGTCATCGAATTCCAAGCCTGTTACATAATCATTATTATTGGTTAGAATTACCAGCTGGGACATATCGTTTGAGTGTCAGCCGTCCATTGGCAGGGCTACATTTTCAAAAACCAAAATATGTAGATTTTACGGTTGATGCGTCACAAACGTATTTTATTAAATACGATGAAGAAAATAAGATTTCTCGTAGTGAACATACGGGACCATTTATGATTATGCCTGATAAAGTTGCACATCAGGAAATCGCATTTACACGGTTAAAATCATCGAGCTATAACTTTGTAGCACAAGATGCCTCAGGTAAAGTTCGTTCAAAACCACAAGAATTGAAACCTCTGAAATATGATGAAAAATCTGAAGTACTATTGGTTAAACCATTTAAGCTTTGGAATCCTTTGACTTGGTAA